Proteins from a genomic interval of Pirellulales bacterium:
- a CDS encoding PAS domain S-box protein: MTQNSSALKSPNADKQLAEVDALRQRVAALEKQMTDYRRFTERLSAPSTSPEADNREFFPALSEALAKTLAADVVVFGELLAQKEIVRTPAMYVKGELLVGKEYRLAGTPCENVVRKGECIYTEAVQSHFPRDRTLAEWEVEAYVGTPLVGANGEVLGLLAAMWTRPLADGESARSLLALFAGRAAREIERGRAVQALRTSEARFRTLCQASPMGVFEADERGYCTYLSTQWEAITGRTNEQLLGFGWTAFMHPDDIAHSRATWRKSCLQRSPYLDEFRVVLESGEIRWARAVARRLEGDETKPASYVGCIEDITDRKNAELAQRSTEERFRAFMDNSPAIAFMKDTNGRRVYANLPYLKRFQRGTEEVIGKTDFEMFDAELARKLAANDERVLNENRCIQTTEAVPTADGVLRHWLVYKFPVDSESGERYIGGVAVDISERKHAEEELRRVLDELERRVAERTSSLTTANKRLLQEASEREAAESALRDEQILLRRLLYRQEADRKLIAYELHDGPVQYVTAALMHLEAARRALGDVSDQARETFDNGLALLRNTIQEARRMINGLQPMMLDESGLAPAIECLIHEYFDPQVVQFEHQMRSERLTPLLEGILFRICQEALTNATKYSQAKKIRVRLTQENAWVRLEIVDQGIGFDMEQATTANSFGLRGIRERARLLGGHALIDSAPGRGTRIVVELPVKED, from the coding sequence ATGACTCAGAATTCATCGGCCCTGAAAAGCCCGAACGCCGACAAGCAACTCGCCGAGGTTGATGCATTGCGCCAGCGTGTCGCCGCGCTGGAGAAGCAAATGACCGATTACCGGCGGTTTACGGAACGATTGAGCGCGCCGTCGACCTCGCCGGAAGCCGATAACCGGGAATTCTTTCCGGCGCTCTCGGAAGCGCTGGCCAAGACGCTGGCTGCCGACGTCGTTGTTTTCGGAGAACTCCTAGCGCAGAAGGAAATCGTTCGCACGCCCGCGATGTACGTCAAAGGGGAGTTGCTCGTCGGAAAAGAATATCGCCTGGCGGGAACTCCCTGCGAAAACGTGGTGCGCAAGGGAGAGTGCATTTATACCGAAGCCGTGCAAAGCCATTTTCCCCGCGATCGCACGCTGGCCGAATGGGAAGTGGAAGCGTACGTAGGCACGCCGCTAGTCGGCGCCAACGGAGAGGTACTCGGCTTGTTGGCCGCCATGTGGACGCGACCCCTTGCCGATGGTGAGTCCGCCCGGTCGCTGCTGGCCTTGTTTGCCGGCCGCGCAGCGCGCGAGATCGAGCGCGGGCGGGCGGTCCAAGCATTGCGCACCAGCGAAGCTCGTTTTCGCACGCTTTGCCAGGCGTCGCCCATGGGAGTGTTCGAGGCCGACGAGCGCGGCTATTGCACCTATCTGAGCACGCAGTGGGAAGCGATCACCGGCCGCACGAACGAGCAGTTGCTGGGCTTCGGTTGGACGGCCTTCATGCATCCTGACGATATTGCACATTCGCGGGCCACGTGGCGCAAGTCGTGTCTGCAGCGTAGCCCCTATCTGGATGAGTTCCGCGTCGTGCTTGAAAGCGGCGAAATACGTTGGGCCCGAGCCGTTGCCCGGCGGCTGGAAGGGGACGAGACCAAGCCAGCCAGCTACGTCGGCTGCATCGAAGACATCACCGATCGCAAGAACGCCGAACTGGCGCAGCGGTCCACCGAAGAACGCTTTCGCGCGTTTATGGATAACAGTCCGGCCATCGCCTTTATGAAGGATACCAATGGCCGCCGGGTTTACGCAAATTTGCCGTATCTGAAGCGCTTTCAGCGCGGCACGGAAGAGGTCATCGGCAAAACCGATTTCGAAATGTTCGACGCCGAGCTAGCCCGCAAGCTGGCGGCCAATGACGAGCGGGTGTTGAACGAGAACCGCTGCATCCAAACGACCGAGGCGGTGCCCACGGCCGACGGTGTTCTGCGGCACTGGCTGGTCTACAAGTTTCCGGTCGATTCGGAATCGGGCGAGCGATACATCGGTGGCGTCGCGGTCGATATTTCGGAACGCAAACACGCTGAAGAAGAACTGCGCCGCGTGCTCGATGAACTGGAGCGTCGCGTCGCCGAGCGAACCAGCTCGCTGACAACCGCCAATAAGCGATTGCTCCAAGAGGCTTCCGAACGCGAAGCGGCCGAGTCCGCCCTACGCGACGAACAGATCCTCTTGCGCCGGCTTCTCTATCGGCAAGAAGCGGATCGCAAGCTGATCGCTTACGAGCTTCACGACGGACCGGTGCAATATGTTACCGCGGCGCTCATGCATCTGGAGGCGGCGCGCCGCGCTCTGGGCGATGTCTCGGATCAGGCCCGCGAGACGTTTGACAACGGTCTGGCGCTTTTGCGGAATACGATTCAAGAGGCCCGGCGGATGATCAACGGCCTGCAGCCGATGATGCTCGACGAATCAGGGCTGGCGCCGGCGATTGAATGCCTGATCCACGAGTACTTCGATCCCCAAGTGGTTCAGTTCGAGCATCAGATGCGCTCCGAGCGGCTCACGCCGCTGTTGGAGGGTATCCTGTTTCGCATTTGCCAGGAAGCGCTCACCAACGCCACCAAATACAGCCAGGCGAAAAAAATTCGAGTGCGGCTGACGCAAGAGAATGCCTGGGTGCGGCTGGAAATCGTCGATCAGGGGATCGGCTTCGATATGGAGCAAGCCACCACGGCCAACTCATTCGGACTGCGCGGCATTCGCGAGCGCGCGCGCTTGCTGGGAGGACATGCCCTGATCGATAGCGCGCCGGGCCGGGGGACGCGCATCGTGGTCGAGTTGCCGGTAAAAGAGGACTGA
- a CDS encoding aminotransferase class V-fold PLP-dependent enzyme has protein sequence MPPLDHSTALKRVYLDNAATSWPKPAPVYRAVEQYLRDVGAAVGRSVYDEAVTAQGLVENTRRAIAEWIGAKQSENVVFTLNGTDALNTAIHGALVDGGHVVTTLAEHNSVLRPLAALQEAGRIQISRVSCDATGVVDPAEIRRAMRPTTRLVAMTHASNVTGMIQPAAEVGAIARDRGVLFLLDAAQTAGEIAIDVEQMHIDLLAAPGHKGLLGPLGTGFLYVRPEIADQIPALRQGGTGTHSDRDRQPDAMPDKFEAGNLNVPGIAGLGAGIAWLAERGIEQLRSVAIERTRKLIDGLSEIKGVRLFGARSAEARVAVVSISVSGYDPQELAATLDASFRVQARAGLHCAPLMHRALGTTASGGTLRFSPGPLTTEEEIDVAVRAVAEVAAQSPVV, from the coding sequence TTGCCACCCCTTGATCACTCGACAGCGTTGAAACGCGTTTATCTCGATAACGCCGCCACCAGTTGGCCCAAGCCGGCCCCGGTCTACCGCGCCGTCGAGCAGTACCTGCGCGACGTGGGCGCTGCGGTGGGCCGCAGCGTGTACGACGAGGCCGTGACGGCCCAAGGCCTTGTCGAGAATACCCGCCGGGCGATCGCCGAATGGATTGGCGCGAAACAGTCGGAAAACGTCGTCTTTACGCTCAACGGGACCGACGCGCTGAACACGGCGATTCACGGCGCGCTCGTTGACGGCGGACACGTCGTGACCACACTGGCCGAGCATAATTCCGTCTTGCGGCCGCTGGCCGCTTTGCAGGAAGCTGGTCGTATCCAGATCAGCCGGGTTTCCTGCGACGCGACCGGCGTGGTCGATCCTGCCGAGATTCGCCGGGCCATGCGGCCCACGACTCGTCTGGTAGCAATGACGCACGCCTCGAACGTGACGGGCATGATCCAGCCCGCCGCCGAGGTAGGAGCGATAGCACGCGACCGTGGCGTGTTGTTTCTTCTCGACGCGGCTCAGACCGCTGGCGAAATCGCCATCGACGTCGAACAAATGCACATCGATCTGTTGGCCGCACCGGGCCATAAAGGCTTGCTCGGGCCGCTGGGCACCGGATTCTTGTACGTCCGCCCGGAAATCGCAGACCAGATTCCGGCCCTTCGCCAAGGCGGCACTGGGACGCACAGCGACCGCGACCGCCAACCCGATGCGATGCCCGATAAGTTCGAGGCAGGCAACCTGAATGTTCCCGGCATCGCGGGGCTGGGCGCCGGCATCGCATGGCTGGCGGAACGTGGCATCGAACAATTGCGCAGCGTCGCGATCGAGCGTACCCGAAAGTTGATCGATGGCCTGTCAGAGATCAAAGGCGTGCGCCTGTTCGGCGCGCGTTCGGCTGAGGCGCGCGTGGCCGTGGTCAGCATCTCGGTTTCCGGGTACGATCCGCAAGAACTGGCCGCCACGCTTGACGCTTCGTTTCGCGTTCAGGCGCGGGCCGGCCTGCACTGTGCGCCGCTGATGCATCGGGCGCTCGGCACGACGGCCTCGGGCGGAACGCTGCGTTTCAGCCCTGGTCCGCTGACGACCGAGGAGGAGATCGATGTCGCCGTTCGCGCGGTGGCCGAAGTGGCCGCGCAGTCGCCGGTCGTGTAA
- a CDS encoding YkgJ family cysteine cluster protein, whose amino-acid sequence MAKEPWYRDGLRFKCTQCGDCCTGAPGYVWVNKEEIAALARRFNLSVEDFEQDYVREVGVRKSLIEYDNGDCVFFDGEARRCTVYEDRPRQCRTWPFWESNVRTPETWKETCEACPGSGKGNLVPLEKIVEQLKVLRL is encoded by the coding sequence ATGGCCAAAGAACCCTGGTACCGCGACGGATTGCGATTCAAATGCACGCAGTGCGGCGATTGCTGCACCGGCGCCCCCGGCTATGTGTGGGTGAACAAGGAGGAGATTGCCGCCCTGGCACGCCGCTTCAACCTGTCGGTCGAAGATTTCGAGCAGGATTACGTGCGCGAGGTGGGCGTGCGCAAGAGCCTGATCGAGTATGACAACGGCGACTGTGTCTTCTTCGATGGCGAAGCCCGGCGCTGCACGGTTTACGAAGATCGGCCGCGCCAGTGCCGCACCTGGCCCTTCTGGGAATCGAACGTGCGCACGCCCGAGACCTGGAAAGAAACGTGCGAAGCCTGCCCGGGCAGCGGCAAGGGGAACCTGGTACCGCTGGAAAAGATCGTCGAGCAGCTCAAGGTGTTGCGGCTGTAA
- a CDS encoding DegT/DnrJ/EryC1/StrS family aminotransferase: protein MAQLALAGGRPAKTKSFPQWPQYDEREREALLGVLDSRVWWRTPGTRTLAFERDFAAYHQARHGIAVTNGTHALEVALLAVGIGPGDEVIVPDYTFVATASAVLMTGAVPVLVDVRADNYCIDCDLVEAAIGPRTKAILPVHMGGHAADLDRLTEMANGHGLIVLEDCAHAHGSQWRGRPVGTFGRAGTFSFQQSKLMTAGEGGIIITNDDETERLLRSVHDCGRMPGKWFYSHFIYGSNYRLSEWQGAILGAQLTRLDEQTRRRHENARLLDRLLADIPGITPQAFDARMTRNGHYAYIFHINRAHFANISTERFIEAMIAEGIPNQAAYPPVHSLDVFASGAFRSRLCPGTDGHPSWQREFPITERAAWETYWVPQYALLGDEEDMHEIAAAVRKIQQHARELA from the coding sequence ATGGCCCAATTGGCGCTCGCCGGCGGCCGGCCGGCCAAGACAAAATCTTTTCCACAGTGGCCGCAGTACGACGAGCGCGAACGTGAAGCCCTGCTCGGAGTACTCGACAGCCGCGTCTGGTGGCGTACGCCCGGAACGCGAACGTTGGCTTTCGAACGCGATTTCGCCGCCTACCATCAGGCGCGACATGGCATTGCGGTCACCAACGGCACGCACGCGCTGGAAGTCGCGCTCTTGGCCGTCGGCATAGGGCCAGGCGATGAAGTGATCGTGCCCGACTATACGTTCGTCGCCACGGCGAGCGCCGTCCTCATGACCGGCGCCGTGCCGGTGCTCGTTGACGTCCGGGCGGACAACTACTGCATCGACTGCGACCTCGTCGAGGCGGCCATAGGGCCGCGCACCAAGGCGATTCTGCCCGTACACATGGGCGGGCATGCGGCGGATCTCGATCGCTTGACCGAAATGGCGAACGGCCACGGCCTGATCGTGTTGGAAGATTGCGCCCACGCCCACGGCAGCCAGTGGCGCGGACGTCCGGTCGGCACCTTCGGCCGGGCCGGCACGTTCAGCTTTCAGCAAAGCAAATTGATGACCGCCGGCGAAGGGGGCATCATCATCACCAACGACGACGAGACCGAACGTCTGCTCCGCTCGGTCCATGATTGCGGACGGATGCCTGGCAAGTGGTTTTATAGCCATTTTATCTACGGCTCGAACTACCGGCTCAGCGAATGGCAAGGCGCGATTCTCGGTGCGCAACTGACGCGTCTCGACGAGCAAACCCGTCGTCGTCATGAAAATGCCCGGTTGCTGGACCGGCTGTTGGCCGATATTCCCGGCATCACACCACAGGCTTTCGACGCACGCATGACCCGCAACGGCCATTACGCCTACATCTTCCACATCAATCGCGCGCACTTCGCAAACATCAGCACTGAGCGCTTCATCGAGGCCATGATCGCCGAAGGTATACCGAACCAGGCGGCCTATCCGCCGGTCCACTCGCTGGATGTATTCGCCAGCGGCGCCTTCCGCAGCCGGCTCTGCCCAGGCACCGACGGGCACCCGAGCTGGCAGCGCGAATTTCCGATCACCGAGCGGGCCGCCTGGGAGACCTACTGGGTGCCCCAATATGCGCTTCTGGGCGATGAAGAAGACATGCACGAGATTGCGGCCGCCGTGCGGAAGATTCAGCAGCATGCAAGAGAGTTGGCATAA
- a CDS encoding DUF1569 domain-containing protein — protein sequence MAVDTKKVSGRRRLRFNSIDEVWAEAETLAAAPQVMCLGNWSVGQTLKHLGVAMEGSINGTGFKVPLWLRIIGRMYVKRLLLDGPFPTGFQVPQSAAERLVAPDTTTPAEGLAALRHGIHRLRSETARTSHPVAGPLSIEEWDRFHLRHAEMHLSFLVPDHTAKPRPAAVEAAR from the coding sequence ATGGCCGTCGATACCAAAAAGGTCAGCGGACGACGCCGGTTGCGCTTCAATTCCATCGACGAGGTCTGGGCCGAGGCCGAAACACTCGCCGCGGCTCCGCAGGTCATGTGCCTGGGAAATTGGTCGGTTGGGCAGACGCTCAAACATTTGGGCGTGGCGATGGAAGGCTCGATCAACGGCACTGGCTTCAAGGTGCCGCTTTGGCTGCGGATCATCGGGCGCATGTACGTCAAACGACTACTGCTCGACGGTCCCTTCCCGACCGGTTTCCAGGTACCGCAGTCGGCGGCCGAGCGGCTCGTAGCGCCGGATACCACGACGCCGGCCGAGGGGCTGGCGGCGCTGCGCCACGGCATCCATCGTTTGCGCAGCGAGACGGCGCGCACGTCGCATCCGGTGGCCGGACCACTTTCGATCGAAGAGTGGGATCGCTTTCACTTGCGGCACGCCGAAATGCATCTGAGCTTTCTCGTACCAGATCACACCGCGAAGCCGCGGCCGGCGGCGGTCGAAGCTGCTCGTTAA
- the xylA gene encoding xylose isomerase, whose amino-acid sequence MAAFPEVSKIRYEGPTSKNPLAFHHYNPDEIVEGKAMKDHFRFSVAYWHTFRGAGADPFGPGTALRPWEAPVDSVDNAINRVRVAFEFMEKLGAPYYCFHDRDVAPEGASLAESNKNFDAVAKVLKEEQQRTGIKLLWGTANLFSNPRYVHGAATSSNADAFAFAAAQVKKALEVTKELGGDGYTFWGGREGYQNLWNTDMKREVDHLARFMHMAVDYAKSIGFHGQFYFEPKPKEPTKHQYDFDVAACINFLRAYGLEKSVKMNIEANHATLAGHSMHHELEYAAMQGFLGSVDANYGDLMLGWDTDQFPTDIYLTTQIMLVLLKYGGFTTGGLNFDAKVRRESFEPVDLFHAHIGGMDAFARGLKIAAAIRADGRLNEMLKSRYSSWDSGVGAEIESGKADFKSLEAYMLKKGDATPNVSGRQEMIENLINTFI is encoded by the coding sequence ATGGCCGCATTCCCCGAAGTCAGCAAGATCCGCTACGAAGGCCCGACGTCGAAGAATCCTCTCGCCTTCCATCATTACAACCCCGACGAAATCGTCGAAGGGAAGGCGATGAAGGACCATTTCCGTTTTAGCGTCGCCTACTGGCACACATTCCGCGGCGCGGGGGCCGATCCGTTCGGGCCGGGCACCGCCTTGCGCCCCTGGGAAGCGCCGGTCGATTCGGTCGATAACGCCATCAATCGCGTGCGCGTCGCCTTTGAATTCATGGAAAAGCTGGGCGCACCCTACTACTGCTTCCACGATCGCGACGTGGCGCCCGAGGGGGCCTCGCTGGCCGAATCGAACAAGAATTTCGACGCCGTCGCCAAGGTGCTCAAGGAAGAACAGCAGCGCACGGGCATCAAGCTCTTGTGGGGTACGGCCAATCTGTTCAGCAATCCGCGTTACGTGCATGGGGCGGCCACCAGTTCGAACGCCGACGCGTTTGCCTTTGCCGCGGCTCAGGTGAAAAAAGCGCTGGAAGTCACCAAGGAGCTGGGCGGCGACGGATACACCTTCTGGGGTGGACGCGAAGGGTACCAGAACCTGTGGAACACCGACATGAAGCGCGAGGTCGATCACCTGGCCCGCTTCATGCACATGGCGGTCGATTACGCCAAGTCGATTGGCTTCCACGGGCAGTTCTATTTCGAGCCCAAGCCGAAGGAACCGACCAAGCACCAATACGATTTCGACGTAGCAGCGTGCATCAACTTCCTGCGCGCCTATGGCTTGGAAAAGAGCGTGAAGATGAACATCGAAGCCAATCACGCCACGCTGGCCGGCCATTCGATGCATCACGAGCTGGAATATGCGGCCATGCAAGGCTTCCTGGGCTCGGTCGACGCCAACTACGGCGACCTGATGCTCGGCTGGGACACCGATCAATTCCCTACCGATATCTATCTCACCACGCAGATCATGCTAGTGCTGTTGAAATACGGCGGGTTCACGACGGGCGGGCTGAACTTCGACGCCAAGGTTCGCCGCGAAAGCTTCGAGCCGGTGGATCTCTTCCACGCCCATATCGGCGGCATGGACGCTTTCGCGCGAGGGCTGAAGATCGCCGCCGCCATCCGGGCCGATGGCCGTCTCAATGAGATGTTGAAGAGCCGCTACAGCAGTTGGGACTCGGGCGTTGGCGCCGAAATCGAATCGGGCAAGGCCGACTTCAAGTCGCTCGAGGCCTACATGCTCAAGAAGGGGGACGCCACGCCCAACGTGAGCGGCCGCCAGGAAATGATCGAGAATTTGATCAATACCTTCATCTAG
- a CDS encoding PEP-CTERM sorting domain-containing protein, translated as MARATTLSDLLVPGGSIQVGDLVFDNFSYLQTGDMPAATGITVSPFTALNGDNGLQFQGAFTDLPGNQGSDALLTYRVTDVTLGNTIIGANLTGVPTVLGGSGTVSATESFLPGNVNDTMSIFANSPGGSQLTTNLSFAGATSLNVQDSVLAFAVDGSPSLSFFTPTFHTTSAPIPEPASITLVGMAVATLAWRRVRRRKS; from the coding sequence GTGGCCCGTGCCACGACGCTGTCCGACCTGCTCGTGCCTGGTGGTTCGATCCAGGTGGGCGACCTGGTGTTCGACAATTTCAGCTACTTGCAGACCGGCGACATGCCCGCGGCCACCGGCATAACGGTTTCGCCCTTCACCGCCCTGAACGGTGACAACGGTCTGCAATTCCAAGGTGCTTTCACCGATCTCCCTGGGAACCAGGGGTCGGACGCGCTGCTCACCTACCGCGTTACCGATGTCACGCTGGGCAACACCATCATCGGCGCTAACCTGACGGGCGTCCCGACCGTATTGGGCGGCAGTGGTACGGTGTCCGCGACCGAGAGCTTTCTGCCCGGCAATGTCAACGACACGATGAGCATTTTCGCCAACTCGCCGGGCGGCTCGCAATTGACCACGAATCTGAGTTTCGCCGGCGCGACCTCGCTGAACGTGCAAGACAGTGTGCTGGCCTTCGCCGTCGACGGTTCGCCGTCGCTGTCGTTCTTCACGCCGACGTTCCACACGACCTCGGCCCCGATTCCGGAACCGGCCAGCATCACGCTCGTCGGCATGGCGGTGGCGACGTTGGCCTGGCGGCGCGTGCGTCGCAGGAAGTCGTAA
- a CDS encoding PEP-CTERM sorting domain-containing protein has translation MRATLGLALLLTARTVQATTLSDLLVPGATLHAGNVTFSDFTYLGTGQMPAPSSINVVPQSATNSLLFQGAFLDMPAGNGSDATFGFHVTADQGDSLFGAILSGNPAIIGQGTLTLTESFAELPTVLNIFASTSGPNHLIDQLSGLSSTTSLTVTGVLQAEATSGAATLSFFAPSFQVVTGSIPEPASLSLAAIALGTAGLVAGRKKWLRRQATTSDEKTI, from the coding sequence GTGCGTGCCACACTTGGGCTCGCGCTGCTGCTGACCGCGCGGACGGTGCAGGCGACGACGCTGTCGGACCTGCTGGTTCCCGGTGCGACATTGCACGCGGGCAACGTGACATTTAGCGACTTCACGTACCTGGGCACGGGCCAGATGCCGGCGCCCAGTTCGATCAATGTCGTCCCACAGTCGGCAACCAACAGTTTATTGTTCCAGGGAGCATTCCTGGATATGCCCGCCGGTAACGGCTCCGACGCCACCTTTGGGTTTCACGTGACGGCCGATCAAGGCGACTCGCTCTTTGGCGCCATCCTGTCGGGTAATCCGGCCATTATCGGTCAAGGAACACTCACGCTCACCGAATCATTTGCCGAATTGCCCACGGTGCTGAATATCTTTGCCAGCACGTCGGGCCCGAATCACCTTATCGATCAGTTGTCGGGATTGAGTTCAACTACGTCGCTTACTGTGACCGGCGTGCTGCAGGCAGAGGCGACCAGCGGGGCCGCGACGTTGTCGTTCTTCGCGCCATCGTTCCAAGTCGTTACCGGGTCGATCCCCGAGCCGGCTAGTCTGTCGCTCGCGGCGATCGCCTTGGGAACGGCCGGCCTGGTGGCGGGTCGCAAGAAATGGCTCCGTCGGCAGGCAACGACCAGCGACGAAAAAACAATTTGA
- a CDS encoding GNAT family N-acetyltransferase: MTQFLDIHVAGDAERRQAHENCHDVWSLGLSLADHVARRENSALHRRARWIVGCIEGRVVAALASHPLRFLLHGRSFPGIGIASVHTLEQYRGQGIAQRLIRWIESLEQHEGARISALFCDIEPRYYERLGYTLCPSHFGTAKTDGAGSPQAGWRLVAAAAGEEFSQRVPRLAEIYTSDHGRRTLAIDRTAEYWLHLAARLPQAEHFWLVEPGGQKCSYVCLTTAEGQLIIQDHAVRGGDAACREALLRSVISLARERGVAQVGGWLPATPPVEGLFAISPRRTELSMVKALDLALSFDPAAIAAADWWQEVDHV; this comes from the coding sequence ATGACGCAATTTCTCGACATCCACGTAGCCGGCGACGCCGAGCGCCGCCAGGCCCACGAGAATTGTCACGACGTCTGGTCGCTGGGCTTGTCGTTGGCGGATCACGTCGCTCGTCGCGAAAACTCCGCGCTCCATCGCCGTGCGCGGTGGATCGTCGGCTGCATCGAAGGGCGCGTCGTGGCCGCGCTCGCCAGTCATCCGCTGCGATTCTTATTGCATGGGCGCTCGTTCCCAGGCATCGGCATCGCTTCAGTCCACACGCTCGAGCAATACCGTGGGCAGGGGATTGCGCAGCGCTTGATTCGATGGATCGAATCGCTCGAACAACACGAAGGGGCGCGAATCAGCGCGCTGTTCTGCGACATTGAGCCGCGTTACTACGAACGGCTGGGCTACACGCTTTGCCCCTCGCACTTTGGCACCGCCAAGACCGATGGCGCGGGGAGTCCGCAGGCAGGTTGGCGGCTCGTGGCCGCCGCCGCGGGGGAGGAGTTCTCGCAGCGGGTCCCACGGTTGGCCGAGATTTACACGAGCGACCACGGTCGCCGTACGCTGGCCATCGACCGGACCGCGGAATACTGGCTGCACCTGGCCGCCCGGCTGCCGCAGGCAGAGCATTTTTGGCTTGTTGAGCCCGGGGGCCAGAAATGCAGTTACGTCTGCCTGACGACGGCCGAGGGCCAGCTGATCATTCAGGATCACGCCGTCCGCGGTGGGGATGCCGCATGCCGGGAGGCACTCTTGCGGTCAGTCATCTCCCTAGCCCGTGAGCGGGGCGTGGCGCAGGTGGGGGGATGGCTCCCGGCGACCCCGCCCGTGGAGGGGCTTTTTGCCATTTCGCCCCGTCGTACGGAGCTTTCGATGGTTAAAGCGCTGGATCTGGCGTTGTCGTTTGATCCGGCTGCAATCGCGGCGGCCGATTGGTGGCAGGAGGTCGATCACGTGTAG
- a CDS encoding NADP-dependent oxidoreductase — MNERIVLAARPVGFPQESDFRLEERPVEQPTAGQFLVRIGYLSLDPYMRGRISEAKSYAAGVQPGELMVGGGVGRVEASQHPKFAVGDFVVGPNFGWQRYAISNGAGVTKVDPSLAPVSTALGVLGMPGLTAYFGLLEVGRPRPGETVVVSAASGAVGGVVGQIAKIMGCRVVGIVGSDEKAAYIRDELGFDAAINYRTAGNLSKAIAEACPAGVDVYFENVGGEILDAVMQNLNFRARIAVCGMIAEYNLEKPAVGPRPGRMILVHRARMEGFIVFDFHDQYPQALAALGRWVRAGKIKYREDVIDGLPNAPRAFIGLMQGKNFGKLLIRVADLNA; from the coding sequence ATGAATGAACGAATCGTGCTGGCCGCCCGACCGGTTGGTTTTCCGCAAGAAAGCGATTTTCGCCTCGAGGAGCGACCGGTCGAGCAGCCTACTGCCGGACAGTTCCTCGTTCGTATCGGCTACCTGTCGCTCGACCCGTACATGCGCGGCCGGATCAGCGAGGCCAAAAGCTACGCCGCCGGTGTGCAGCCGGGCGAGTTGATGGTCGGCGGCGGCGTCGGCCGGGTCGAGGCGTCGCAGCACCCGAAATTTGCCGTCGGCGACTTCGTCGTCGGGCCGAACTTCGGCTGGCAGCGTTATGCGATCTCCAATGGCGCCGGAGTGACGAAAGTCGACCCGAGCCTGGCGCCGGTTTCGACGGCCCTTGGTGTGTTAGGTATGCCGGGACTGACCGCGTATTTCGGTTTGCTGGAAGTAGGCCGGCCACGGCCCGGCGAAACCGTCGTCGTCTCGGCAGCCTCGGGCGCGGTCGGCGGAGTGGTTGGCCAGATCGCCAAGATCATGGGGTGCCGCGTCGTCGGCATCGTCGGCTCGGACGAAAAGGCCGCCTATATCCGCGACGAACTCGGCTTCGATGCCGCGATCAACTACCGCACCGCCGGGAACCTTAGCAAGGCGATCGCCGAGGCCTGTCCCGCCGGAGTGGATGTTTACTTCGAAAACGTCGGCGGCGAGATCCTCGACGCCGTGATGCAAAACCTCAACTTTCGGGCGCGCATCGCGGTCTGTGGCATGATCGCCGAATACAACCTCGAAAAGCCCGCCGTTGGACCGCGCCCTGGGCGCATGATTCTCGTCCATCGCGCCCGCATGGAAGGATTCATCGTCTTCGATTTCCACGATCAATACCCGCAAGCGCTCGCGGCGCTAGGCCGGTGGGTGCGCGCCGGAAAAATCAAGTATCGCGAAGACGTCATCGACGGACTGCCCAATGCTCCGCGGGCTTTCATTGGCCTGATGCAAGGGAAGAATTTCGGGAAGCTGTTGATTCGCGTCGCGGATTTAAATGCCTAA
- a CDS encoding cupin domain-containing protein, with the protein MALPRAQLNEVIDIRPLGADIATSPTSTLLVTDALEVIRLVMPAGKKIPTHQVPGEITVQCLEGKIEFTAGDRSHALRAGEMLGLPGGCPHALHALVDATVLVTILLKK; encoded by the coding sequence ATGGCCCTGCCACGTGCGCAACTGAACGAGGTGATCGATATTCGCCCACTCGGCGCGGACATCGCCACGTCGCCCACCTCTACGCTGTTGGTGACGGACGCGCTGGAAGTCATTCGCCTCGTGATGCCTGCGGGCAAGAAAATCCCCACGCACCAGGTGCCTGGTGAAATCACGGTGCAATGCCTGGAAGGAAAAATCGAGTTCACAGCCGGCGATCGCTCGCACGCATTGCGCGCGGGCGAGATGCTGGGACTGCCCGGCGGTTGCCCTCATGCGTTGCACGCGCTCGTTGATGCAACGGTGCTGGTCACAATCCTGCTGAAGAAATAA